ATCGAACAGTTTTATCCATCATCAACTATTGCGGAAGCTGATGAAAAAATCATTGTGGGAACAGTAAAAGCTTTGGAAGATAAATACGGTATTGCTGATTTAGTAAAAGGGTTTGCTTTGTTTCATAAAGAATTTCCAAATTCAGAGCTTCTCATTACAGGGGACGGTCCACAAAGAGCGGAATACGAAGAACTTGCGAAAAATATGGGAATTGAGAAGGTTACAACATTTACAGGGAAAGTACCGAATACAGAAGTACCTAATGTAATTCGTAAAATGTCCATTTTTGCTGTACCATCTACAGAAGATAGTGAAAGTTTTGGGGTTGCAGCAGTAGAAGCTATGGCTTGTGGAGTCCCTGTCGTAGTATCCAACGTAGGCGGCTTGCCAGAAGTAGTCGTGCAAGATGTAACCGGAATTGTAACTGACAAAAATAGCCCAGAACAACTAGCAACTGCATTTAAAAAGTTGGCTAGAAATAGTGAGCTAAGAGCTACGATGGGCAAAGCTGGAGTAGCGCATGTAAAAGTGCATTACAGTTGGATTGATAATGCACATTATATGCTTTCATTGTATGAAAAATATTAACAGACCGTTGACTGAGCAGTTGCAAAAAAATCCTGCTCATCAAAGACACACGTTTCAAGACAGTCTGTTAAATGAAAAGGTGATTGGACATGATAAAAAAAGCGGTAATTCCTGCAGCAGGTTTTGGGACACGTTTTCTTCCTGCAACCAAAGCTTTGCCAAAAGAAATGTTGCCAATTGTAGATAAACCAAATTTACAATACATTATCGAAGAAGCAATTGCTTCTGGAATTGAAGACATTATCATTGTGACAGGACGCAACAAAAAGTCAATGGAGGATCATTTTGATAAGTCGATCGAATTAGAACTTCTTTTGAAAAAAACGGGTAAACTAGAATTGCTAGAAACGGTCGAAAATATTTCTAACCTAGTGGACATTCATTATATGCGTCAAAAAGAACCGCTTGGATTAGGACATGCTATACTATGTACGAAAAAGTTTATTGGCAATGAACCATTTGCAGTCCTACTTCCAGATGACATTATTGATGCAAAAGTTCCTGCTTTAAAACAGATGATTGATAAGTATGAGGAAGTCCAAAGTAGTATTTTAGGGGTGAATGAAGTTCCGACAGAAGATGTCCATAAATATGGAATTGTGGACTATAGTGAAGCTGAAAATAATCTATTTTCTGTGAAAAGATTAGTTGAAAAACCTTCTATTGAGAATGCTCCATCCAACCAGGCAATTGTGGGACGTTACATTTTAACTCCTGCCATCTTCGAGGAGTTGGAAAAAGTTCAACCAGATGCAAAAGGTGAAATACAGTTAACAGACGCAATTGATTCATTATTAAAGAAAGAATCTATTTACTCTTACATATTTAATGGAAAACGATATGATGTTGGAGATAAATTGGGGTTTTTACAAGCAACTTTTGACTTTGCATTAAAGCGAGACGATTTAAGAGAGCCACTACTTGCATACTTGAAGAACAAATTGAGAGAATAAAGCGGTGATAGCTATGCGTATTGTATATTTATGTCAACATTTTCCACCTGAAACTGGAGCTCCACAAATCCGTGTGTATGAGGTAAGCAAAGAACTATTGGCACAAGGCCATGATATTCAAGTAGTCACTGCTTTCCCACATCATCCACATGGTGTTATTCCGGATGATTATAAAGGAAAGAAATATGAATTTGAAAAGTGGGATGGTATTCCAGTCCATCGCACATGGATTTACCCTTCGAAAAAGGGAACTTTCTATAAACGTTTAGTGTCTTATTTTTCATTTACATTTAGTTCTTTTTATGGGCTAATGAAAGCTGGGAAAGTAGATGTTATTATCGTCAATTCACCTCCCATCTTTTTAGGGTTAACCGGTTTATTAAGTGCCAAACTTAAGGGAGCGAAATTTGTTTTTAACGTAGCGGATGTTTGGCCAGAATCGGCAGTAAAATTAGGGCTTGTAAAAAATAAGTTTTTTATTAAGCTCGCTGAAATTTTGGAGTCTTTCCTTTATAAGCATTCATGGAAAATAGCAACCGCAACAGACGGTATAAAGTCCTATATTATTAATCATTCTCAGCCTGAAGATAAAGTGTTTGTCTTACCAAACGGTGTAAATACGACCTATTTCCAACCGGCTGAAAGAGACGAAGCTTACGTAGAAAAATTTGGTTTACAAAATAAGTTTGTTTTTTCTTATGGTGGAAATCTAGGATATGCACAAGGTTTAGAGTTTATCATATATGCAGCTAAGAAAATGCAAGAAACCTTGCCACAAGTGCATTTTTTGATTGCCGGAGCTGGTCCAGAAGAAGAAAAGCTTCATCAGTTGACGGAAGAATTGGGACTTATGAATGTTTCATTTTTAGGCCATCTTCCTTTAAATGAAATGCCAAAATTATTTTCTGTAACAGATGTTAGTATTGTACCCTTACGTGATTTGAAATTATTTGAAGGTGCACGACCGTCGAAGATTTTTCCAGCAGCATCTTCTGGTGTTCCAGTGCTTTATTGTGGAAAAGGAGAAAGTGCTGAAATTATTTCTAAAAATGGAATTGGTCTAGTTGCGACACCTGAAAACGTAGATTCCATTGCACATACAATGTATGAATTTGTCGAGATGAATGAAGAAGATCGCAAGGAAATGCAAGCAAATGGAAGAAATTTAGCGATAAATGAATACAGTTGGTCATCCATTGTAAAAGATCTATTGCATAACCTTACGAAATAGTAATTGTCTTTTTGATATACATGTCGAAAAAAGTTATGTATAATTTGGTGAGATTATATTTTATAAGTAAAGTAGGTAATTAATATGGCTACTTCGCGTCGTATAAAACGCAAATCCAAGACGAGAAGAAAAATTTTATATACGGTACTAATTGTTTTAATGGTTATGCTTTCAGGTGTTATTGTTTTTGCAACTAATTTATCCCTGCAGACGAAAAATGCAATAACAAAAATGTATGAACCGTTGGACAAGGATATAGATAATAAGAATAATTCTACCAAGAAGTTTAATAGTGCTAAAGCGGAAGACTCTGCTTTTACAATGCTAATAGCCGGAATTGACAATCAAGAAAAGGCAAAGTATGGTCGTTCGGATGTTTTAATGGTAGCAACTGTTAATCCGAAAACGGAAAAAATATCGATGGTAAGTATTCCACGTGACACGAGAGTTTATATACCTGATTTAAGATATGAAGATAAAATCAATCATGCTTATGCATTCGGGGGCATAAACTATACGATTAATACTCTGGAAAAGCTTCTAGATATTCCAATAGATTATTATGTTTCAACGGACTTCCAAGGTTTTGAAGATATTGTCAACACAGTTGGCGGCGTAGATGTAGATGTTCCATTTACGTTTAAAGCACAGCTTACTGGTAGTTTAAAATGGATGACCTATACAAAAGGCCCAATGTACTTAAATGGTAATGAAGCACTTGCTTATGTCCGAATGCGTAAAAAAGATCCTCTAGGAGACTTGGGACGTAATGATCGACAAAGAAAAGTTATTCAAGAAATTATTAATAAAGCTACAAACTTAAGTAATATTACGAAAATCGACGATATGATTAAAGACGTAGGAGATAACGTAAAAACGAACATCCCCTCCTCGGAATACTTTAGCTTGATCAAGATGTACCAAAAAATAAAATCATCCCCAATCGAACAATTACAACTCGAAGGAAATGATGATACAAGAAAAGGTATCTATTACTACATTCTAAAAGATGATTCACTAGAAGAAGTTAAGCGACAACTGAAACTAAATCTAGAAGACTTCGGGCAAAATGCACAAAGTGAAATAAACACAACTAAATCAGTAAATGATTTAACAATCGGCGAGTAAAACGAGTAGGTCGCAATGACCATTCGTTTTACTCTTTTTTTGTGGGAAGTAAACAAATTGTGGTGCCACGAACAGGTTGATTTCCGCTACAGGCGGGAGGGAGGTCCGTGAGCCTACTCGTTTCGCTGTGGGGTTTCATCTGTCTCCGAGGAACGAAGGCTAAGAGCACCACATCGTGTGGCAACGCCTTCGTGAAAAATATCCTGTTGGCCTCCCGTTGGAGCTTCCTCCTTCCGCTACAATCAAAAGTGCAAAAAAGAAAGACAATATGCTTCTGGTACTTTCCTTTGTTTAATAATATAGCAAGCGGAAACAGAGAAAAAAATAAGTAGTATAAGTTCAAAAAGAAGCGCTAAGCGGACGAAATTGTATCTTCGTCCGCTTTTAAAAGAATTGGAAAGTATCTAATCTCTCATTAACCAAACCAAATGCACCATGTCTTTACAAATTCCATGAGTGAGACGGACAAACATTCGCCACAAGAATCATTACTCTAACGTTAATAGTGTAGCTAATATTTCGTCTAAAGCACTCAGGAATTAGTAAAGACTAGATAAACTTAAAGAACTCACATTTTTCTTAAACAGTTTTCCAAATTAGTTACTATACTAGGTGAATTATTCTCGCATATCTTGAATTCAGTCTCTAAGTGCCAAAAAAGCTCACTTCCTGACATAAGATTATGACAAAAAGTTATTTTTTTCTCGGCTATAATTCATAATATTGTTTATTTAATCTTAAAAAACCACTATTTAGGTATTATTTATTACATATATTTATATTACATTCTTGTAACATTGGTTTTAATTACATTCGTTGGATTGTTTTATCTAATTTTGTCTATTAAAATGGAAGAAATACACGTTTCAAGGAGGAACAAATGAAAAAAATAATAGCATCTTCTGTTTTAGCAACTTCTGTCCTTATGCCAATCAATGTTCTAGGGAGCACTCCACTATCTACTTACGCAGCCTCCAGTCAAACGGTTGTAATAGACCAACTTGTCGGGAAAAAAGCTTTACTTACAGCTTCAAACGTCAACGTAAGAAAAGGAGCCGGAACCGAGTTTAATAGTATTTCTAAAGTACATACAGGTCAAATTGTCTCCGTTCTTGCTACTGAAAAAAATAGTAAAGGCGAGATTTGGTACAAAGTTTCCTATAATTCTACAGAAGGTTGGATTATTAGCGATTTTTTGAAAGCAGCAACTACTGCTGTAAAGAGTAGCACTACAACTTCTGGTACTTCTTATGCTGGAACAACTCAAAAAATAGGGAAAAATGCCGCAAATATGAGAAGTGGTGCAACAACTTCTTATAAAGTAGTAGCTACAATCCCAGTAGGCACTTCATTGAAAATAGTTAGTGCATTTACAAATGCCCAAAATGAAGTATGGTTTAACGTAGATTACAAAGGTAAAAAAGGTTGGGTGACATCTGACTTATTTGTGCTGAATGCAACCGCGGGAGAAACAGCAACATTGATGAAAGTAGTCAACCAAACAACGATTCATAAAGGTGCTACTAAAAATTATGACGTCGTTTCTACTGCTAAACCTGGAACAACACTTGTAATCCATCAAGAGTTTACGAATGCCTTGAACGAAAAGTGGGTACAAGTAACCTATGCTACAGGAAAAAAAGGTTGGATGCTTGCGTCAGCTTTTGAAGAAGCGTCAATCGCAAACAAAGTGATTATTAAACAAACTTCTGTCTATTCCGGTGCAACTACGAACTATAAAACGGTTGCAACATTAGCTGTAGGTACAAAACTTTCGATTTTCCAAGAGTTTACAAATGCTTCAAAAGAAAAATGGTATCAAATATCCTATGCGGTTGGTAAAAAAGGTTGGGTTCCTGCAGATTCATTTGAAAGTGTTTCATCAATTCCTGAAAATCCATCAACCGAATTACCCCCTGTAGATGAGAGCAATCATGTGGTAATTGATACGAATATAAAAGTTTCAGTACCAGTTGCCAATATGCGTTCAGGGCCAGGAATTAATTTTGATGTCGTGACACAATCCAAACAAAATGATGAATTTGTATCAACCGAATATGCAACAGATGCAATTCAAGAAAAATGGTACAAAGTGAGCACCAGCAATGGAGATGCATGGATACATCAATCTGTTATTTCCATAGTAGAAAATACGGATGAAATCCCAGATTTTGATGAAACAGGGGTAATTAAACGATTTAATGCATTAATGTATACGGATAGTTCTTTTAATTCTAAAGTAATACTAGGATTACCAAAAAGCACAACCTTTTCTATGATTAATCAAATAATCTCTGATGGCACTTCTTGGATAAATATTCGTACATCTCAAGGCGTTGAAGGTTGGATTCCAGACTTTGAAATAAATGATGATATTCCAACGATGTTTGGGACGAAAACTTCTACTGTTTATAGTGGAGCAAGCGAAACATCTAAAAAAGTAGATACAATTAATTTGAACTCTCCTGTAAGAGTATTACGTACATTAAATAGTTGGGTAAATATTGAAACACAAAGTGGAAAAAGAGGATGGATTCAAGCATCTGTATTATCAAATGGTTCACCAATCCAATTAATAAATGGTAGAACAGAAGTAAGAAATGGGCAAGACTATCTTGTATGGACTAAACCGTCTAAATTTAAGTTGACCTATACAATGCCATCTTCCAATGTATTAAGAGTGTATGGTAATCTATCTCAAATTAACGAGATTAAATCAAAAATTACTGGTGTCGACAATATGAAGATCGAACAAGTAGCTGGTGGTACATCTGTTTTATTAATAACCTTCAATGCTAATTATACGTACACGATTCGAGATTCTGATAAAGAACTGACGATTAAAGTAGTACCAAAAGGCTTAGTAGGAAAGAAAATTATTGTGGACGCGGGGCACGGTGCAAAGGATCCAGGGGCTGTAGGACCTAAGAAGACAAAAGAAAAAGATGTAACGCTTGCGACAGCTAAGGCATTGAAAGCGGAATTAGAGGCTGCAGGGGCAACGGTTGTCCTAACTAGAAGTACAGACGTATTTTTGGAATTAAAAGAGCGTACAGATATTGCTAATAAATCAGATTACGATGCATTTATTAGTATCCATGCAGACTCATTTAATGCAACTTCTAAGGGAACTACTACTTATTACAACGCGACCGTGAACTTTAATGGTCCGAAGAGCTTAACGCTTGCAAAGAGTATTCAATCAGATTTAGTGAAAACAATCGGTACTTACAATAAAGGAGTTAAAGAACAACTTTTTTATGTCAATCGTATGAATGAGCTTCCTTCTGTATTAGTAGAACTAGCGTATATATCCAATCCTACTGAAGAAGCACAATTAGCTTCTGTAGCCTTCCAAAAGAATGCAGCAGCAGGAATTCGAAAAGGTTTAGAAAACTATTTCAATCAATAAGAGGGAGGAAGGTACATGATGAAGAAAAAGTTAATAGGTGCATTTGCTACTATTCTAGGTCTTAGTTTAATAGTTTCTATGTTTATTCCTACATCTACAAAAGCGGATTCCAATTTACTTTTGGCATCTGTTGAATGGGTACAAGCACAGTTAAATCCATTACAAACGAAAGTAAATACCTTAGAAAAACAGCTTGCTGATCAAGATGCAATGATTAAACAATTACAAAAAGCAGTTGCGGAAGGCGGTAATGTGGTTGTAACACCACCAACTACTACAGTACCAGATGGGTCTACGGATTCTCCAAAAGTAGTGTACACATCTGCGAGTAATGTAAAAGTGCATAGTGGTGCATCACGTGATTATAAGGTTTTAGCAACTTTTGGAGCTGATAAAGCCCTAACTGTCATTGATCAATTTAAATCAGCTACTGGATTGTGGTATCGTGTTGAAGTATCTTCTACTGTAAAAGGTTGGGTATTTTCAGGAGATGTTACAACAACTAAACCTACTAGCTATATACCCACAAATGTAATAGCTAAACAAGCTGTCAACGTAAGGAAAGGTGCAACAACAAACTATCAATCACTTGAATTGGTAGCAAAAGGGTCCACCTTAAAATATTTAGGGTCATTCAAAAATGCGAGTGGCGAAACATGGTACAATGTGCAAACCGCAAAAGGAATTAAAGGTTGGGTGCTAAGTACGCTAACTGAGGTGAAATAAATGTTCAAATTAGGACGGACCGTTTTATCTGTAGCGATACTTAGTTTCTTGTCAGCAAATACTGCGTTTGCATATTCACAAGAAAGTTATCCAAAACAAGTATCCGTGGAAGTACATTCCGCATCTTCCACATCACTAAATTTAAATGGCGTATACAAATTAGAAAACTTAACAACAAAAGAAATGTTCTTTGCGCTTCCAAATACACCGGTTACGTTCTCGCAGGTAAATGGGGAAGTATCTATTTATCAAATAGGCGCAACAATGTATTCTGCAAATGGATATGCTTTACATGCTTTAACTGGCAATGAAAAAATGGTCGTGTTCACTGCGGATGTAGATGGTAAAAAAGGTGCTACTGCAGATTATGAAGTAGTAAAAGCATACAAAGCATTTCAAGGTGCATATCTTGTAAATGAATTTACAAATGCAGCTGGTGAACTTTGGTACTCCGTTACGGATGAACAAGGAGTTTCTTCATGGGTACCTGCTTCAAGTGCTACCGTTGGATCCTTTGTAAATCAGCCTCTTGGCAAGACACCATCTGGGACACAGTACCGAGGCAGCTTTAGTGTTGTAAAATCCGGTGCAAATGTACAAATTGCCAACAGACTGGATTTAGAAAACTATTTGAAAGGTGTTATTCCGAACGAATCACCTGCTTCTTGGCATATTGAAGCATTAAAAGCACAAGCAGTAGCTGCACGAAGCTATACGTTAAGTAAATCCGGGATACTAAGTAGTACAACAAAAGACCAAATGTACAAAGGATATTCTTCGGAACAAAAGAGTACAAATTCAGCAGTGGATGCAACAACTGGTTTAGTGATTAAATCTACTGGAAAGCTAGTTCAAGCATATTATTATTCTACTAGTGGTGGCAGAACTGCCAATATTGGCGAAGCATGGGATACAGCCCAAGTGCCATATTTCGTCTCAGTAGATGATTCAATCGAAAAATCTCCCTATAGTAATTGGATCGTCAGCATTCCCGCTTCCAATATTTTAACGAAGTTTGGATTTAATGCATCTACTGATCAATTACTAGATGTGAAGATTACAAAAGGTGGATCTAACGGGGAAGTAACAGCCGTATCGATTGTTACTTCTGCTGGTGAAAAAACAATCAAAGGTAATGAAACAGTCATGCGCGGTGTATTTTTAGATGCCAACAATGCATCTTTAAAATCAAACTGGTTTGATATTAATTTCACAAAACCAACTGGTGCAGCAAACCTTGCTATACAGAAAGTAACTGGCACAACCGCTGTTAATTCTTTAACAAATATGCAAGTTCAAACAGCAACCGGGATCGAGACGATACCAAGTGGAGCGGTCTCCATTCAAACAAATGAAGGAATTGTCTCCACAACAGCATCAACTCCCGGCATCCAATCTATTACCGTCAACGGAAAAGGCTACGGCCATCGAATCGGCATGAGTCAATATGGTGCCAAAGCCCGCGCAGATGCAGGCTGGACATATGACCGCATCCTTAAACACTATTACCAAGGCGTAACAATTGAAAAGTACTAACCAAAAGGTGACCAACTTAACTTGGTCACCTTTTTTGTATAGGTAAAAATTCACATTAAATGGTTAAGGGAGACCTAATACGGGTGAAAGCAACTCAATTAGTATGGAGAGCAACCAATTAATCCATGAGAGTAACCAATTCAAATAAAGAGCAACCAATTCGGCCATGAGAGCAACCAATTTATTCGTAAGCCCGCCAACTGGGCAAATTCAGAGGGTTCAGCATAGAAACAGTGGAATTAATTGTAACTAAATAACGATAAATGGCTGAACGCGACAAAAGCCGTCTCTTAGTCTAAATGCAACTTAAGAGACGGCTTTCTATTTAAGGCTTTATAAAGTTTTCCGTATAGTAGGGAATTGAGCCATATGTCCATTTGGCAAAATGAACACCAACCCCTAGTTGGGTATAATTGGTACTAATAATATTTTTACGGTGGCCAAGCGAGTTCATTAATGCCTCGTGGGCAAAATAAGGATTCGAGTAGCCCATGGCGATATTCTCTCCGGCATTTCGGAAAAGTATTCCTCCATTCTTCAACCGGTCAAAAGGTGATTCACCGCGCAGATTATCGTGGTTGAAATAATCATTTTCTCCCATGTCCAAACTATGTTTGCGAGCAACATTTGAGATGCTAGTAGAATACTGTAAGATGGAAACTCCTTGTGCTTTTCTTTCGGCGTTTGTTAATTCAAATAAAAGTGATTCGTAACTGGATTCTAAGCTGCTTGATTTTGGTGGGTATAGATTTGAATTTCTATTAATTAATTCTTGATCAATTAATAATATTGCAGAGACTTTATTATCATTATGTACATCGATAAAAAAGTTAGCTTCGTAAGTTGGTAATTTATACGTAATAATTTCAATCGGATAGGTGTTACCGGTTGTTTCGTATTGGTTTCCTAATTTACTTTCGATTTGGCTGACGGTGTTAGTAATTGAAATACCATTAAATTGATAGTTTTTATCTTTTGTATAAAGCGAAGCGATTTTATTGTTTAAATAACTAATTGCGTAAAAGTTATTATACTTTTGGTGATAAATAGATGTTGATGCATTAAATTCATTTGTTACGGTTCTTTTTGCCGTTCCTAACTCTGATAAAACAGAAGTAATCGAGTCACCAACAGTAAACGAAGTTCGAGCAGTTCTTACACAATTGAGTTGGCTCATTTTTTCTTTGGATGGTGTTTGGTATAAAATGGTTGAATCGTTTTTTATTACTAACCCTCCACCTAAATGAAAGTAAGCTCCTTTATTTACATACACGCGAAAATTTTCACCGACTATTACCTTTCTATAAACTTCAAAGTTGCCATTCACATTTTTAAAAATGGCCGTCGGTTTTTGAATGATCACTCGACCGATTTGCCCCGATTTTAGTTCGACTCCATCCCAAGAAACGATACTTGGACAATCCGCAGCTGCAAACGAACTAGGTGGACCTATACTTATACTTACAAGGAACACTAATATTACGATAAATTTTTTCATGTATTTACCACCCCTTGTAAAAAGTATAAATCAATTTACTTCAAATTCCAAAAACTCTTTTTCGACAATTTCGATTTTTGCTTGTCCATTTGTTATTTCAGACATCCAATCTAAAAACTTCGCCTCTTCTTTTGCTATTGTATAGACAAAAACTTCGACAGAATCTGCATAGTTTATTTCTTTAAGAGGATAATCAGAGCTTCGTACTTCATTTTCAACTTTTCCTAACCAACTGTAGTCAATGGATACTTTCATCAAGTGATGAAGCTTACGTTCGACAACTTTTGCTACATCAATACCTTGTGTTGTCGCTTTACCATAAGCGCGAATGAGGCCACCCCCCCCAAGTTTTATGCCCCCAAAATATCTAGTCACCACTACGACTGTATCTTTGAGTCCTTGTTTTTTAAGGACTTCTAACATTGGAAATCCTGCAGTGCCACTAGGTTCGCCGTCATCATTCGCTTTTTGGATATGATCATGCTCACCAATTATGTAAGCCGAACAGTTATGATTGGCATCTTTATGCTTTTGTTTGATAAGATGAATAAAACCAAGTGCTTCCTCCTCAGTTTCGGCTCGCTCCACATACGTGAGAAAACGTGATTTTTGGATAATAATCTCACTTTTACCAGAATCTTTGACAGTTAGGTAGTCGTTTCTCATTTATAAATTGTCCTCCTCGAATTAATTGAAATATAGTTGTAAACTAATTTTAATTTATTTTTAGTATATAAGTGCTATAATAGGGTTTGTCAGTAAGAATGAATGTAGTCTCATTTATCCAAACAAAGGAGAAATAGCAGATGACGAAAAAGAACCTTGAAGCACAATCGTTAGATGTTATTTTCGATCGAATGGTAGAAGTCATGGACCATTCGAAAAAGGATATTTTCATTATAAGCGAACAAAGTCGAGAAAACTTCAATGAAATGAAAGTTGAGTTAGAAATAATTCGTGGAGACATTGAAGCAGTCATTATTGAAGCTGATTTGTTAGAATCAAAATCGAAATTAGCTAGAAACCGCTTAGCAGAAGTATCCAAAAACTT
The nucleotide sequence above comes from Psychrobacillus glaciei. Encoded proteins:
- a CDS encoding YigZ family protein, with the translated sequence MRNDYLTVKDSGKSEIIIQKSRFLTYVERAETEEEALGFIHLIKQKHKDANHNCSAYIIGEHDHIQKANDDGEPSGTAGFPMLEVLKKQGLKDTVVVVTRYFGGIKLGGGGLIRAYGKATTQGIDVAKVVERKLHHLMKVSIDYSWLGKVENEVRSSDYPLKEINYADSVEVFVYTIAKEEAKFLDWMSEITNGQAKIEIVEKEFLEFEVN